TGTGGAAAGAAATCAGTTGTTGTGCTAGCCCATAGAATGtgttgggttttttaaaaataaaataaaaaactttgccataatatgccaactcagtgacaaaacaaatgtatattgTTCATAGTTTTATTACAACACTTGAAACAGAAGTGACTATTTggcatttttttcatcaaaaaaacttttgccacacaggctaatataaaaaatcatctttataaaaaataaaaaatctgcatttatagaacacattgtatttatttttatttttccatagattgcgttgttgccgttctcgttgttagtgttaatcagtttaaccaccagggtccaagttgaactatgcggttgttccctgtacttggaccggtacttctctctaggggtttcgtcatacttgttcctggttatggttatacactttgttgtacgtcgctctggataagagcgtctgccaaatgcctgtaatgtaatgtaatgtaatattttttcctgcattctggctcattaatagaatttttttttttttttaaataactcaaTATCCAGCATTAATAACACAGAAGGAATGTTCCGCTGAACGCCTGCTCTTCTGCAGGCACTTTCAGGGACCTCAAACAGAGCGATAGCGCCAGGAGCCCCTGTCTCCCGCAGGGACCACCTGTCTCCAGGAAACAGAGGTCAGAGGGACTGACTGACAGAATGTGCGCTCTGGGCTCCTGTGAAGGGGTAGGCATGCGGCTCTCGTGTTAAAGAGGCGGAGCATCCCGGCGTTTCGTGTAAAACAGTCACGCgcctcacacaaacacgagGAACCTGTGACGCTCAGCCATGCCGAAGAGTGACAAGAGAGGGCTCCTTTAAATTTAGGGCACCTTCACTTCCGCCACTAAAGCTTCTGCCCATCAGCCAccaatgtgaaaataaacaaataaataaagtgtgtgCGACAAACCTGTTGGGTGTCACACTGGTTAAATGCTCTGGCTGCTTTCTGCCATATGTGATGAGGTTTCTCTCATAGGAGTACCATCTCCATGCCTTTATGGATTGTATTAAGAGCTCAGTAAATATTACCAAAAACACCCTGGAAATTAGTCTTTTGGCCCCTCAGACTAAATGGTTGATGGTTGACTAGATGGAAGAGCACCAGAGTTCACATGAAATTGCAGCGTAACATTCGCCTCGTTTCACTTCTAGAAAgcgccaccagggggcacagTTCTTCCTGTGAGGCATGACCCTCTCTTCCTGTGGTGAGAAGTTTAGTTCCATACTGCTCAAACCAGATGACGAAGGGGGTGTGACACTTAACGCCTTAAAGGATCCGGCTCTAAaaacatcttttctttttttacccaatAGGAGTGATTGCTAATTGTGTTACTATATTGTGATTACTATATATATAGTAATTGCAGGGGCAGCTTCAATACCTTCTGTGAAGTCACATAGAAGATCAAGCTTTCAAaataaaccctaaaccctataTAAGTACTCTCGGAGTGCAGAGAGCAGTGATTCAGGAAGTGTACAGCATTGCTCACTAGTCACTGCTCACAGCCTACAGGGTTATAAATTACTGTCAACTGGCCCAGTTGGTTGTTTGCACTCACTGTTCGTAGCAGTGACTACGTGCTGAAAAATTAAGGACATTCTCATATTTTTTGCCATAGCCCAGCGTGTATTTTCAGCTTGGCGCTAACAGGCTCCACTGGTAGTGTGTTCTTTTTCCATGTTTATTCTTGGCATGCTGCAGTTTGTTACACAGTTGTTTTTCATTGGAACTGGTATAAATTTTTCACTGGAAGGCACGTCCAGGACCAATTAGCCACTGACGTGCAACACAAGGCAACAAGCCAAGATAAGATTTCAGCGCGCATTTGTCTACTTTCAACAAGAATCACAGCAGACAATTAAGAGCTAAATTGGATCCAAAATCTCAGTGTTCAAATAGCGAGAACAGTGGATAGCTAGCCCCTCCCTCCTACACCGCCTAATGCAAAAACAAGTTCTGATATGAAGATAAGTTTGTTTGTGAGCAGGTGAATCTGGAACCGCtattacccagcatgcagttAGTTCTGAGGGATCGGATCGGGACAGGGGTGCataaacgggggggggggggggttgtatctCCCACACTCACAGCTGCCAGGGCCACAGAGCAGCTCCCAGCCACACCGCTGTGACTGCACAGGGCTCATTACCGCCATTATGCGCCATTTATTTCTGTTAGCGCACTGCACAGTCCATTAGGACCTGAGCTACTGTAAAATACAGCTAGCGTACGCACAGTAGACTTGAGGCAAGCCCTATAGGGCCCGGCCTAGCCCTACTTTAAAAACAGTGTTACCACAGgacaagagacacacacacatgcacacacacacacatgcacgcacgcacgcacgcacacacgcacacacttaccaATGGGCTCCTCCTCAAATTGTTGCTCTGTCGCAACAGGTTCTTCTGTTTAACCAAAGTCACCAAACAAGCAACACGAAACAATTAACAGGACAGAACACCAAACAAAAAGCACCACCTTTACACATAAGTATGAAACACACTACAAAAACTAGCACCAAATAGTAGCACAAAATTAGGGTTTTAGAATTCTTGTGGAGATAAACTTAGAGATTTAACCAATCACTGCCATAGAAGAACCAATAAAACCAGTCCTCCAAACTCTGAGATTTACACTAAATAGACTAAAGCCCTCCAAAACCTGGACAAGGAACCCTGACCGGCATCTTCCCCACATGGAGAGCTAAACAGTtaccaacccacacacacacaccaaggtCCAGTctagctctcacacacatagtCTGTCTCCCTATAATACACagccacatgcatgcacgtacatacatacacaaaacacatacactaGAACTGCAGCataaatttacataaattaaattttttttccctttggcCTCGTGTTTCctgcatgggggtggggggaggagcgtGCTCACTCGCTCCCCCTACAGGACGTTGGCTGTGGCAACACGTGCAAAGTTCACTCTCCTCAATATGGAGACAAACGAACAGGGACTAGCTCGCTGGGCAGCTCACTGAGCAGCTGTATCTCCCACACTCACAGCTGCCAGGGCCACAGAGCAGCTCCCAGCCACACCGCTGTGACTGCACAGGGCTCATTACCGCCATTATGCGCCATTTATTTCTGTTAGCGCACTGCACAGTCCATTAGCACCTGAGCTACTGTAAAATACAGCTAGCGTACGCACAGTAGACTTGAGGCAAGCCCTATAGGGCCCGGCCTAGCCCTACTTTAAAAACAGTGTTACCACAGgacaagagacacacacacatgcacacacacacacatgcacacacgcacgcacacacttaccaATCGGCTCCTCCTCAAATTGTTGCTCTGTCGCAACAGGTTCTTCTGTTTAACCAAAGTCACCAAACAAGCAACACGAAACAATTAACAGGACAgaacaccaaacaaaaaaaccacctTTACACGTAAGTatcaaacacaataaaaaaaactagcacAAGACAACAGCACCAAATAGAGATAAACTGATAAAAGAACCAATAAACCCAGTCCTCCAAACTCTGAGATTTAGACTAAATAGACTAAACCTCCAAAACCTGGACAAGGAACCCTGACTGGCATCTTCCCCACATGGAGAGCTAAACAGTTACtgacccacgcacacacacaccaaggtCCAGTctagctctcacacacatagtCTGTCTCCCTATAATACACagccacatgcatgcacatacatacacaaaacacacaaaaaacatacactagAACTGCAGCATAAGTTTACCTGAAGACTCTGCTTTAGCCTGTTCTTCAATTGGAACGGGTTCATctgctatgaaaaaaaaaagagagttcAGTCAGTCAAGGGTCCTGGTGTTCATCTGATAGGCCCAGCCCATAACCAAGGTTAGTTCTACCTGCTGACATCCTTACATGCAATCAGTTCATAAACGGGGTGCTTAGTGAAGTAGACGCTTTCAGTAAAAGTGTGGCACTTTTAACTGAAGCACTTTAGTTATAGGAGCTTGCTGAAGGCTACAACAGCACTGCactacccagcatgccttgcagCTGCCCCTTCATAAAGACCACAGCTgttgtgaggggaggggagaaaatggagagaTTATGTGCAACAGTCCGTTGTACACTCGCAAGTAAACAAGCATGCATGAGTATACGAGCTTGAGTAAACGAGCGTGCGTGAGTAAACTAGCGTGAGTGAATATACGAGCACGAGTGAGTAAACaagcgtgagtgagtgagagattgATCCACAGCAGATTACACATCTGATATACAGGCACAGAGTTCAGCAATCATTCAGAGGAAGAGGCCAGTGTCAGATCTACACTTCCTGTATTAACCTTCTGTTTCTTCCTGAAGCATTTCCTCCTCTTCAGGAACTTCTGATGGGCAAATGCAACCACAGTATCACACAACCTGCTGCAAACTGTTCCTGCACAAATCCTTTACTTCCATTCAATCCAGATCTTACAAACCCAACTCTTCCAAACAACTTTAATTCTAGCACATGCTGCAAAGACTAGCCACTGCACACCTCAGATCTTTCCCCATCCCTTCTATAGAAATTAAACACTTAAAACGATGTCGTGAAACGTAACTGTCATTCAAAACCAACCTTCAGATTCACCTTCAGTTAACGCTTCAGCCTCTGGCTCTGCTGGAAAACAGGAGGGGAATTCAATAATGCTAGACGAACACAGTAatcaaaatacctttttttacaaacacataAAGAACCCAGGAAAACCAATATGACATTAAAGCCATTTAATTCAGTCGAGACTTCCCCACCCCTTTAATCCTGGAAGCAAAAAAGTTCTTATGTGCCCAATACAGCAGCTATTTGGAGATAAGGTTGCTTGCCTAGCTACCACTTCACTTGAATATTTTAATCAATCAGCAGTGACCATTTagcaggcagccaatcagaagagagCTTCCAGTAAACATCCATACAGAATGGTCACTGTCAGATATGCTATCATATCTACAAATAGCACACCACACTGACCACTTCAAAAGCAGAAGAGACACTTATTAGTGATAAAATAACGCAACTAATAATCATGCAACAGCACAGATTTCCGTTTGAAAAACTATGCAGTTTTCATTTATCTGTTCCAAGTTTCATGTTTGAGACTTAGTTACCTTTGCAGAAATTGTTTAATTGAGCTCAAAGCTTATTAATGTAACACATCAATCACATTCTCAAGTTTCGTAAACTCTGATCACAAGTACCCGCACAGTGTAGATAACACTGAGGGGAGAGATTCATGTGTAACTGCTCCTATCTCATCTTCAAACTACGGGTGAAAAACCAACATGGACCTTACCAAACGTACACGTAGGACTGTCTATCTGAAAAAGATAAGATTAGCCATACGTGTCCTTTTGCAATTTGGCCACAGGTGCTCAGTAGTGCACGTTTCTGAGAAAATCATTCAGGAAAGCGACTGTCAGCGAAATGCAGGGCCTTgaaaaattgtgattttttttgggagggggggtgaccTCTGTTGGTGAAATTCTGTCTTTAGTTGCTTgggttttttggaatattttaaaGCACCCAATTGTTCTTGCTAAACCTAcatatgtactttttaaaaagttagaGATTTTATGGAACTGTGTTTTGGGGAAAACCTTGGGTAACTCATTAACAGAGCAGCCATACAAAGTTAGTTGAATCAGTGGAAACCAGGAACTGAGTTACTAGGGAGCTCACCCTCTTCAGCTGCAGctacctcctcctccactggcTCCGACTCCCCCTCTTCCTGGGCTACTTCCTCCTCTTCAACATCTTCTGCAGGAGCAGCCTCTTCCTGCACCTCCTCAACAGCTTCCTCTTCCACAGGTGCAGCCTCTTCTTCCTCAACTGGTGCTGCCTCTTCTTCCTCAACTGGTGcagcctcttcctcctcaaCTGGTGCAGCCTCTTCTTCCTCAACTGGTGCAGCCTCTTCTTCCTCAACTGGTGcagcctcttcctcctcaaCCAGGGCGGCCTCTTCCACTTCAACTGGAGTGGCTACCTCCTCTTCTATGGGAGCAGCCACTTCCTCTTCCACGGGAGCAGCCACTTCCTCTTCCACGGGAGCAGCCACTTCCTCTTCCACGGGAGCAGCCACTTCCTCTTCTACGGGAGCAGCCACTTCCTCTTCTACGGGAGCAGCCACTTCTTCTTCTACGGGAGCAGCCACTTCCTCTTCTACGGGAGCAGCCACTTCCGCTTCCACGGGAGCAGCCTCTTCCGCTTCCACAGGAGCAGCCTCGTCCGCTTCCACAGGAGcagcctcttcctcttccacaGGAGCAGCCTCTTCCTCTTCAACGGCAGcagcctcttcctcttccacaGGAGCAGCCACTTCCTCTTCTACAGGAGCAGCCACTTCCTCCTCCACGGGAGCAGCCACTTCCTCTTCTTCAGTAACAGCTACTTCCTCTTCTGCAGGAGCAGCCTCTTCTCCCCAAAGACCTGCTTCCTCTTCAACTGGGGCAGCCACTTCCTCCAAAACTggttcctcctccaccacctgctcttcctccacctcttcctctACAGCTTCGATCTCTTCCTCCACCTCTGGCTCTAAAAGGGATGAgtcacaagtgcatcaacatgATGAAATGATAAACAGCAACGATTTACACAAGGCAAGCATAAATCACTCGGAGGCTGAGTTTTCTAATCTGCGAATACggaaaaataaagcattctaaTTTTACAGAAAGTGTCAGATTTCGATGTGGGGAATTTGGGCATCTCTGCCACATGACCCCGGTTAACTGAAAGAGCCGTAGAAGTGTGtaatacgcacatgcacaacgTGCAGAAAATTTCCGCCAATGTGACAGCTTAAGCCCAATACaaccaaatgtataaaaaaggacAAGAGCTGGAAAATTAGTCTGCTTAAATAAGTTACTTCCCCAAAAGGCCCCTCAGTGTTGTATTACTTTCTGGTTGACAACATTAACTTTTCCCGTGAAAAAAACCCAGGGATGTTGGGTCCTGGTTAAAATCTCAgttcaaaatgtttatttcagtattcaatctcttaaaaaataagaaaaagtcaCTAGTTGACAAATCACATcctttaacattaacattaacattatagACAAATGTGTCAAAAGCCTAGAGCACAGTATGAAGAATCTAGggcataaatacacacaataataatcaACGCACTAAAGGGGATTATAAAACACTTAATGATTGCTCAACAGGAGGCTTCTCCGGAGGCAGAAAGGACATCCGGTTGGCGGCCATCGAGATTAATGAACTACAGAATACGGTCAGTGTCaatatccattaaaaaatatattggagGCATAACCGCCAGGATGTGGAGTCTGTCCAAGAAACACAAGGTTTCTGTCCAAAAGCGTAATGTGGACTTTGGGTTGAGACGTGAAGTGTAGCAGTCCTGCCCCAAATAAACATGGACAAGGCAAGGCAACGCACCTGTAGGCTCCTCCACGACGGGCTCTGGCTCAGGCTCAGGTTCCGGTTCCGGTTCCGGTTCTTGTTCTGGTTCCGGTTCCAGTTCAAGCTCAGGTTCTGGCTCAGGTTCTGCAGATGGATAGATCAACAGTTCAAAGCTCCTTCGTACTTGTGAGTGAGCAGAGCACATCCGCTGTGTGGCTGGCTATCGCAGGGGGTCCCCCAAAACCCACCCAAAACCCACCTCAATGGCAGCAGGCAAGCCTACCCTGATGGGGGTGGCAGCAGGCACCAGAGGAGTGCGGGATAATGGGGAACAGCTGGTGGGGtcccctgactcaggtgctctGCTGGAGCTGGGCTGCCAGTAAAACTCCGGCTATTAGCGCAGTACTGCATCGTGTCTATGAAACGCTGCTAGGCAGACCCTACTTTCATAAATGAGCTTTCCGGTTCTGATCCAACTTCATTAAACAATAACGCTCATTATGCATGCCGCTGCTTTTCAtccaaagaggaaaaaatgagaaaataaagggaaaaaatgaaaccactAGATTCATgtgagaaaaacaacacaaacattgCCAGAAACAGTTAATCAGCACATGCATTTTCACGCATTTCTAACACAACACGTTCTCGCATTCAAGtgaaaaacaagtttttgtTAAATTAAGAAAAGTAGTACCTGACACTCTGCTAAATTCACGCTCCACTTGGATTTCAATGCAATGTACTGCAGGTTAACTAACCTTACCTCAAAGGGTACGACAACATAAAGCAGAATAAGAATGTACTGATATATTTAGCTTAACCATATGCAGAATTTCGAATTATGACATATACTGGGGGAATTACATAATCACATCAAACAACCAGTtattgccttttaatttttattttatttatttttcttagcatctgcacatttatgaaacacaaaataaccaaTAGGACAGTTAAAGATGCCAACGTATTATTCACCAGTTGGTCAGGCCTTTTCGTAATGGATTTACACAAGAGCCTGCCTTATGAAGCAATACCAGCTTATCTACAATCCGGTTAAAGAGTGATCACCTTTCCATGTCTCGTCGACCAATGAGGGTGTTCTGTACGACTACATTCCACTCATGCTAGTGACATGCATGTAGAATCGATGGCTCTTTCCAGCACGGCGGGTTAATGTTTAACTTCCAGTTAGATAACCGCAACTAGTCCCTACAAGGACAGATGTACAGGGGGAAGACTGGTGTGTTCCTAACAGCATGGAGAGGCCAGTAAGCAGGAGGAAGACACAGTGCCTGGCCTAACTACACCGGCATGGTTCTGCAGCAAAGTGAATAAATATACCCAAAATATAcctttattacattatatattcgGTCACATGT
This region of Anguilla rostrata isolate EN2019 chromosome 8, ASM1855537v3, whole genome shotgun sequence genomic DNA includes:
- the asph gene encoding aspartyl/asparaginyl beta-hydroxylase isoform X16; this translates as MCSFQWTSCQRCSCLAEDGGSEAKQQLANKNGKKPEGGAGGSFFTWFMVLALLGVWTSVAVVWFDLVDYQGVVAKAKDLHSNLSEVIQGKLGSYDADNDGDFDLEDVQVMLGLKDKPAVVVQTEATKEEAAAPPAEQEPEPEPELELEPEPEQEPEPEPEPEPEPEPVVEEPTEPEVEEEIEAVEEEVEEEQVVEEEPVLEEVAAPVEEEAGLWGEEAAPAEEEVAVTEEEEVAAPVEEEVAAPVEEEVAAPVEEEEAAAVEEEEAAPVEEEEAAPVEADEAAPVEAEEAAPVEAEVAAPVEEEVAAPVEEEVAAPVEEEVAAPVEEEVAAPVEEEVAAPVEEEVAAPVEEEVAAPIEEEVATPVEVEEAALVEEEEAAPVEEEEAAPVEEEEAAPVEEEEAAPVEEEEAAPVEEEEAAPVEEEAVEEVQEEAAPAEDVEEEEVAQEEGESEPVEEEVAAAEEEPEAEALTEVPEEEEMLQEETEDEPVPIEEQAKAESSEEPVATEQQFEEEPIEEPVATEQQFEEEPIDT
- the asph gene encoding aspartyl/asparaginyl beta-hydroxylase isoform X9 — its product is MCSFQWTSCQRCSCLAEDGGSEAKQQLANKNGKKPEGGAGGSFFTWFMVLALLGVWTSVAVVWFDLVDYQGVVAKAKDLHSNLSEVIQGKLGSYDADNDGDFDLEDVQVMLGLKDKPAVVVQTEATKEEAAAPPAEQEPEPEPELELEPEPEQEPEPEPEPEPEPEPVVEEPTEPEVEEEIEAVEEEVEEEQVVEEEPVLEEVAAPVEEEAGLWGEEAAPAEEEVAVTEEEEVAAPVEEEVAAPVEEEVAAPVEEEEAAAVEEEEAAPVEEEEAAPVEADEAAPVEAEEAAPVEAEVAAPVEEEVAAPVEEEVAAPVEEEVAAPVEEEVAAPVEEEVAAPVEEEVAAPVEEEVAAPIEEEVATPVEVEEAALVEEEEAAPVEEEEAAPVEEEEAAPVEEEEAAPVEEEEAAPVEEEEAAPVEEEAVEEVQEEAAPAEDVEEEEVAQEEGESEPVEEEVAAAEEAEPEAEALTEEVPEEEEMLQEETEADEPVPIEEQAKAESSEEPVATEQQFEEEPIEEPVATEQQFEEEPIDT
- the asph gene encoding aspartyl/asparaginyl beta-hydroxylase isoform X1, which produces MCSFQWTSCQRCSCLAEDGGSEAKQQLANKNGKKPEGGAGGSFFTWFMVLALLGVWTSVAVVWFDLVDYQGVVAKAKDLHSNLSEVIQGKLGSYDADNDGDFDLEDVQVMLGLKDKPAVVVQTEATKEEAAAPPAEQEPEPEPELELEPEPEQEPEPEPEPEPEPEPVVEEPTEPEVEEEIEAVEEEVEEEQVVEEEPVLEEVAAPVEEEAGLWGEEAAPAEEEVAVTEEEEVAAPVEEEVAAPVEEEVAAPVEEEEAAAVEEEEAAPVEEEEAAPVEADEAAPVEAEEAAPVEAEVAAPVEEEVAAPVEEEVAAPVEEEVAAPVEEEVAAPVEEEVAAPVEEEVAAPVEEEVAAPIEEEVATPVEVEEAALVEEEEAAPVEEEEAAPVEEEEAAPVEEEEAAPVEEEEAAPVEEEEAAPVEEEAVEEVQEEAAPAEDVEEEEVAQEEGESEPVEEEVAAAEEAEPEAEALTEGESEEVPEEEEMLQEETEADEPVPIEEQAKAESSEEPVATEQQFEEEPIEEPVATEQQFEEEPIDT
- the asph gene encoding aspartyl/asparaginyl beta-hydroxylase isoform X45; translated protein: MCSFQWTSCQRCSCLAEDGGSEAKQQLANKNGKKPEGGAGGSFFTWFMVLALLGVWTSVAVVWFDLVDYQGVVAKAKDLHSNLSEVIQGKLGSYDADNDGDFDLEDVQVMLGLKDKPAVVVQTEATKEEAAAPPAEQEPEPEPELELEPEPEQEPEPEPEPEPEPEPVVEEPTEPEVEEEIEAVEEEVEEEQVVEEEPVLEEVAAPVEEEAGLWGEEAAPAEEEVAVTEEEEVAAPVEEEVAAPVEEEVAAPVEEEEAAAVEEEEAAPVEEEEAAPVEADEAAPVEAEEAAPVEAEVAAPVEEEVAAPVEEEVAAPVEEEVAAPVEEEVAAPVEEEVAAPVEEEVAAPVEEEVAAPIEEEVATPVEVEEAALVEEEEAAPVEEEEAAPVEEEEAAPVEEEEAAPVEEEEAAPVEEEEAAPVEEEAVEEVQEEAAPAEDVEEEEVAQEEGESEPVEEEVAAAEEAEPEAEALTEADEPVPIEEQAKAESSEEPVATEQQFEEEPIDT
- the asph gene encoding aspartyl/asparaginyl beta-hydroxylase isoform X31, which produces MCSFQWTSCQRCSCLAEDGGSEAKQQLANKNGKKPEGGAGGSFFTWFMVLALLGVWTSVAVVWFDLVDYQGVVAKAKDLHSNLSEVIQGKLGSYDADNDGDFDLEDVQVMLGLKDKPAVVVQTEATKEEAAAPPAEQEPEPEPELELEPEPEQEPEPEPEPEPEPEPVVEEPTEPEVEEEIEAVEEEVEEEQVVEEEPVLEEVAAPVEEEAGLWGEEAAPAEEEVAVTEEEEVAAPVEEEVAAPVEEEVAAPVEEEEAAAVEEEEAAPVEEEEAAPVEADEAAPVEAEEAAPVEAEVAAPVEEEVAAPVEEEVAAPVEEEVAAPVEEEVAAPVEEEVAAPVEEEVAAPVEEEVAAPIEEEVATPVEVEEAALVEEEEAAPVEEEEAAPVEEEEAAPVEEEEAAPVEEEEAAPVEEEEAAPVEEEAVEEVQEEAAPAEDVEEEEVAQEEGESEPVEEEVAAAEEAEPEAEALTEVPEEEEMLQEETEADEPVPIEEQAKAESSEEPVATEQQFEEEPIDT
- the asph gene encoding aspartyl/asparaginyl beta-hydroxylase isoform X40, whose protein sequence is MCSFQWTSCQRCSCLAEDGGSEAKQQLANKNGKKPEGGAGGSFFTWFMVLALLGVWTSVAVVWFDLVDYQGVVAKAKDLHSNLSEVIQGKLGSYDADNDGDFDLEDVQVMLGLKDKPAVVVQTEATKEEAAAPPAEQEPEPEPELELEPEPEQEPEPEPEPEPEPEPVVEEPTEPEVEEEIEAVEEEVEEEQVVEEEPVLEEVAAPVEEEAGLWGEEAAPAEEEVAVTEEEEVAAPVEEEVAAPVEEEVAAPVEEEEAAAVEEEEAAPVEEEEAAPVEADEAAPVEAEEAAPVEAEVAAPVEEEVAAPVEEEVAAPVEEEVAAPVEEEVAAPVEEEVAAPVEEEVAAPVEEEVAAPIEEEVATPVEVEEAALVEEEEAAPVEEEEAAPVEEEEAAPVEEEEAAPVEEEEAAPVEEEEAAPVEEEAVEEVQEEAAPAEDVEEEEVAQEEGESEPVEEEVAAAEEEPEAEALTEGESEADEPVPIEEQAKAESSEEPVATEQQFEEEPIDT
- the asph gene encoding aspartyl/asparaginyl beta-hydroxylase isoform X26, producing MCSFQWTSCQRCSCLAEDGGSEAKQQLANKNGKKPEGGAGGSFFTWFMVLALLGVWTSVAVVWFDLVDYQGVVAKAKDLHSNLSEVIQGKLGSYDADNDGDFDLEDVQVMLGLKDKPAVVVQTEATKEEAAAPPAEQEPEPEPELELEPEPEQEPEPEPEPEPEPEPVVEEPTEPEVEEEIEAVEEEVEEEQVVEEEPVLEEVAAPVEEEAGLWGEEAAPAEEEVAVTEEEEVAAPVEEEVAAPVEEEVAAPVEEEEAAAVEEEEAAPVEEEEAAPVEADEAAPVEAEEAAPVEAEVAAPVEEEVAAPVEEEVAAPVEEEVAAPVEEEVAAPVEEEVAAPVEEEVAAPVEEEVAAPIEEEVATPVEVEEAALVEEEEAAPVEEEEAAPVEEEEAAPVEEEEAAPVEEEEAAPVEEEEAAPVEEEAVEEVQEEAAPAEDVEEEEVAQEEGESEPVEEEVAAAEEAEPEAEALTEGESEEVPEEEEMLQEETEDEPVPIEEQAKAESSEEPVATEQQFEEEPIDT
- the asph gene encoding aspartyl/asparaginyl beta-hydroxylase isoform X38; its protein translation is MCSFQWTSCQRCSCLAEDGGSEAKQQLANKNGKKPEGGAGGSFFTWFMVLALLGVWTSVAVVWFDLVDYQGVVAKAKDLHSNLSEVIQGKLGSYDADNDGDFDLEDVQVMLGLKDKPAVVVQTEATKEEAAAPPAEQEPEPEPELELEPEPEQEPEPEPEPEPEPEPVVEEPTEPEVEEEIEAVEEEVEEEQVVEEEPVLEEVAAPVEEEAGLWGEEAAPAEEEVAVTEEEEVAAPVEEEVAAPVEEEVAAPVEEEEAAAVEEEEAAPVEEEEAAPVEADEAAPVEAEEAAPVEAEVAAPVEEEVAAPVEEEVAAPVEEEVAAPVEEEVAAPVEEEVAAPVEEEVAAPVEEEVAAPIEEEVATPVEVEEAALVEEEEAAPVEEEEAAPVEEEEAAPVEEEEAAPVEEEEAAPVEEEEAAPVEEEAVEEVQEEAAPAEDVEEEEVAQEEGESEPVEEEVAAAEEAEPEAEALTEGESEADEPVPIEEQAKAESSEEPVATEQQFEEEPIDT
- the asph gene encoding aspartyl/asparaginyl beta-hydroxylase isoform X20 produces the protein MCSFQWTSCQRCSCLAEDGGSEAKQQLANKNGKKPEGGAGGSFFTWFMVLALLGVWTSVAVVWFDLVDYQGVVAKAKDLHSNLSEVIQGKLGSYDADNDGDFDLEDVQVMLGLKDKPAVVVQTEATKEEAAAPPAEQEPEPEPELELEPEPEQEPEPEPEPEPEPEPVVEEPTEPEVEEEIEAVEEEVEEEQVVEEEPVLEEVAAPVEEEAGLWGEEAAPAEEEVAVTEEEEVAAPVEEEVAAPVEEEVAAPVEEEEAAAVEEEEAAPVEEEEAAPVEADEAAPVEAEEAAPVEAEVAAPVEEEVAAPVEEEVAAPVEEEVAAPVEEEVAAPVEEEVAAPVEEEVAAPVEEEVAAPIEEEVATPVEVEEAALVEEEEAAPVEEEEAAPVEEEEAAPVEEEEAAPVEEEEAAPVEEEEAAPVEEEAVEEVQEEAAPAEDVEEEEVAQEEGESEPVEEEVAAAEEAEPEAEALTEGESEEVPEEEEMLQEETEADEPVPIEEQAKAESSEEPVATEQQFEEEPIDT
- the asph gene encoding aspartyl/asparaginyl beta-hydroxylase isoform X46, which gives rise to MCSFQWTSCQRCSCLAEDGGSEAKQQLANKNGKKPEGGAGGSFFTWFMVLALLGVWTSVAVVWFDLVDYQGVVAKAKDLHSNLSEVIQGKLGSYDADNDGDFDLEDVQVMLGLKDKPAVVVQTEATKEEAAAPPAEQEPEPEPELELEPEPEQEPEPEPEPEPEPEPVVEEPTEPEVEEEIEAVEEEVEEEQVVEEEPVLEEVAAPVEEEAGLWGEEAAPAEEEVAVTEEEEVAAPVEEEVAAPVEEEVAAPVEEEEAAAVEEEEAAPVEEEEAAPVEADEAAPVEAEEAAPVEAEVAAPVEEEVAAPVEEEVAAPVEEEVAAPVEEEVAAPVEEEVAAPVEEEVAAPVEEEVAAPIEEEVATPVEVEEAALVEEEEAAPVEEEEAAPVEEEEAAPVEEEEAAPVEEEEAAPVEEEEAAPVEEEAVEEVQEEAAPAEDVEEEEVAQEEGESEPVEEEVAAAEEAEPEAEALTEADEPVPIEEQAKAESSEEPVATEQQFEEEPIDT
- the asph gene encoding aspartyl/asparaginyl beta-hydroxylase isoform X44 — encoded protein: MCSFQWTSCQRCSCLAEDGGSEAKQQLANKNGKKPEGGAGGSFFTWFMVLALLGVWTSVAVVWFDLVDYQGVVAKAKDLHSNLSEVIQGKLGSYDADNDGDFDLEDVQVMLGLKDKPAVVVQTEATKEEAAAPPAEQEPEPEPELELEPEPEQEPEPEPEPEPEPEPVVEEPTEPEVEEEIEAVEEEVEEEQVVEEEPVLEEVAAPVEEEAGLWGEEAAPAEEEVAVTEEEEVAAPVEEEVAAPVEEEVAAPVEEEEAAAVEEEEAAPVEEEEAAPVEADEAAPVEAEEAAPVEAEVAAPVEEEVAAPVEEEVAAPVEEEVAAPVEEEVAAPVEEEVAAPVEEEVAAPVEEEVAAPIEEEVATPVEVEEAALVEEEEAAPVEEEEAAPVEEEEAAPVEEEEAAPVEEEEAAPVEEEEAAPVEEEAVEEVQEEAAPAEDVEEEEVAQEEGESEPVEEEVAAAEEEPEAEALTEGESEEVPEEEEMLQEETEDEPVPIEEQAKAESSDT